DNA from Hippoglossus hippoglossus isolate fHipHip1 chromosome 1, fHipHip1.pri, whole genome shotgun sequence:
ttcccAATGACAAGACCTCCTGCAGTGGTAAATCAATTCCATGTAAAAAGTGTATATTTGACCCCCACCTCAGCTTGTTTGTCATGGAACACTTTATAGATGCTGGTGTTGAATGCAGAGCCAGAGAACATGGAGGTGATGGGGTAGGTCAGGTCCAggactgttttaaaaacagagttcatTGCCTAATAAAGGAAGGAAAATGGGTCTTGTTTATTATTGGTAATTCTTTTCATGTCATaaggtttgtctttctgttttcatctaGGAGCAAAGTTCACCAGCCATCTTAAAATGACTGAATAATGACCAGAGCTGCATTTTGTACCTTGGACCACTCTCTTGCTCTCTGTTTGGTTCTGACAGCACTCCTCTCCTCAGCGTACAGTGCACCAATGAATGAGCCGATAGAGGTCCCACCCACTATGTCAATAGGAATCCCCGCTTCCTCCATAGCTTTGATAACACCAACGTGAGAGCAGCCTCTGCAcggggaaaaacaaacatgttagaTACCAGGATAGTGACACAAACTGTGCATGATACATACGCAGaggttaaaaaaatgacttgGTGTTCTTgctcatctttttattttggaaatgtgAGTGATAAGACAGGTGTTTAACACACAAGAAATCTGTATTAATGTATATAATGGAAAACTGAAGGGGATCTTAGGGCGGCTGAGACATTAATATTCACATTAGGTGTTTATTCGATATTGCTatcacaatattttaaaatactgaactcaaaacacaaagtgcacTCTACATGTCTCTATGGCAACTTGTGGTAAACTGTTCTCACCtggctccacctcctcccagcACCAGGGCGATGCTGTTTCCAGTCAGGACTCGGGCCAGCCGAGAGAAATCACTGTGCCTGTCTGCCGTTTTCTCAAACACCTTCTCGTAAACATCCCTCTGCAGAAATATTATGCACATGGAACTCGTTAACTTTCCATCAAAATTAATAAACAGAGGTTTAGCATAGCAAGTATAGCATAATATAGTACCCTATATATTTAGTATATTCCTACACTTGATAGatatttgttaaaaacacagCTACACATGACTGTGCAGTTTGGTTTAATACCAGTTTGCTGGGGCTGCGTCTGGAGAAGACCCTACGAGGACACTTGAGGTGAAGATGCCCAGAGCACCAGCTACGCATGTTGAGCCACTCCACCGTCCTCGAGGGGCCCGGCCCGTcctctttgtgcagcaggaTCAGCTGCTTCAGAGCACGGACTGCTGTGTTCTCCAGCATCTGCTCCAACTGACAGACAAGAGATGAATAGgaagagagatgaagacagGGAAATTATTGTACTGGTATTGTATTTCCCCATtgctatgacacacacacacctgtcccaGGGCAGGTTCCTGGTCCCCCAGGCCAACAATGAGGATACAGTCAGCCTGGCGGATGCAGCGCTGCGTCCATGGTGTCATGGTGTTGTCAGTCTGGTACAGGACGATCCGATTGATGTCCTCCTGCTGGGCCAGCCAGCCGGACAGACGGTACTCGTGGATACTGATGGACAGAGAGGACATTAGAAACAAGGACACAGAAAAGGCCTTTTAATTCACCACAACATACACGTACACTGACTGAGAAGATAATTAGATACAGACAGAATGAGTGGAAATGATAAtgatcaataaaaataaactttgggtaaagaaaagaggggaaaaaaagtcacaGATGGGAAACTTTTATGATGATGGTTGATGAGTCTGAGAATTGAAAGGATAGGAGTGATTGTCACACTGACCTGTCCAAAGCAGAAGCTCCCAAACGTTCTCTGATAATTTCACTGGTTAACAGCAGAGTGGGCCCTGAAAATGTCCGACAGAGGCAGTgcaaaatgtgtaaatacaaGAAACAGTTAATAATGTAAAAGACACACTAATGCATCTTCTACTAGCAGTTGTACATGTACTTCTGTTATAACCAGGCTGTGACGAGATAAATACCCACCAATGGCACTGAGGGCATGGCTGAGCTCCAGGTTGAACGCGTTGATGGGCACCTcatcacacacaggcagcacaGCCACAGTGGAGAGGTTGCTGGCAGGGTTGGTTACGTCTGCACTAGTTGTCATACTGGGCAGACTCAGAGCTGAGCCTGGgaagcacaaacacagtgtgtgagaAATGCATTAGGTCGGACAGACAAAGACATGGAGTTGTTACTGTGCAAATTAAAATCATTATCACctcaaaaatgtattatagATAACTTTTGCATGTCAAGAATGTAAAGACGATTTAACTTGTTTGGCATTGGAAAATGTTCCACTGTGCAATCACAGGTACCTTACATGAATATATGGAGCAACCAGGCAGTAGCAAAAAGTAGCcagcaaaacaaactttaactTCACACAATAATTAAAGCATTGATAAAATATATGATGTGGAAAAACATATACACTTAATCATATACAGTTCATTATAGCAGTAAGTTCCATTATATCATActtcacttttaaaacatgatttggtTATGTTTGCATAATCAGACAGTGGCAAAACATACAGAAGAGTTCTGGGAGATCTTAAATTGTAAAATTAAAGTATGCGACAGGCATATTCTGTATTGTCCATATGTGACAGAGACCTGTTACTAGACAGAAAAgaacaatgtaaataaagatcatCTGTTCTGTCATCAAACCCATAAACGTATCTAAAGATCGCAGTGCTTTTAATTGACTACACAATCCTCAAGTTGCTGCCACTGGTGTTTTAGAGCCTATTTAATGCACTGTCAATGCAATTCTTATGGTGTTGTGTCATTAGTTAATGTTCTAATAATTGTCAAATTAATGTACTAAAAGGTCAAATACTTTATTGGGTAGTCAGCTGTTTGGCCAGGAACCAGCGCTTATAGAAAACTCAGGAGTCACCCCTCATAAATTTTCACGTAAAAatgctgctgaggctgctgagaAAAAGAGCACAGTGTGTAGCTACACATCTTTAACCTACATGAATATTTGCATTTGGCTCATTAACTTCTTTCTTTCTACCTTTCAAATAGCCTACAGTCTACATCTAACAGTTAATAGTCAAATAGCCACTGTGCTCACGGTGTCACACCTCATTCCCCTCGCTTTAGGTTCCTTTCAGACCTACACTGATGTCATACTGCACCTCACTGAAATATAAGCGACAGAAATCTGTGCTCACCTGAGAACGGCCCGCGGCCCTGCTGCAGATTCCCCAGGATCTTCTGGCCTAGTAAGTGGATCAACCTTGTCACGACCTACAACAGAGACAACAAGCATCAGTTTAATTTCATTAGTACACAAAACCTCAACCAGACAAAAAGTTTTCACTGATGAAGTCGCAAACCTGTGGATATCGTCTTTTGATGTTGTTCAGTGTTCCCTCAGGCAGCTTGACCAGCTCCGTGTCTCTCACAGCATGGACAGTGGTGGCTCTTGGCTGCTTGGTCAACGCCTCCACCTGAAGTAtgaagaagaacaaaacaagacactgtttaaaaaaaaaaaaaaaatgatagcAGAAAGATGAACGGTGATCAATTCCACAATATCAAagttaatgaaatataaaataaattatcaATTCAACCAATTTAGTATTAAAATGACACCTTAAAAAATCTGTCCAAACCTCATATTGCATTATGATCATTGAGAAACAAAAACTGCAGTAAAAGCCCATGATTCTCAGCTAAATTTCACTATTAATAATAGCCGTGGTATCTTTCACACACTGTTAAAATAAGATGTATGCTGCTTGCAGACATGCACTAAAATGTGGACATAtttttggaggaaaaaaaattatattcaataggaaaatgtccagagagtTCCCTGCCAGTTGATAATATTTCTAGACGGACgcaaactgaaaaaactaaaaagaatacaaacatctaaGGATGAAAGTGTGGCGCCTCATAAAAGTCACAAACGATGATGTCAACTTCGAAAGACAACATGATTCAAGAGAATTTGATGATAAGAACCGACCCTGGTGTCTATGTGCTTCACGCATAAATACAAGATTTCCACAGCATTTGTCCTGTCCTGCCTCCTACGTGCTCTAACCAGACGCCACGCCTCACCTGATTGCTTTGGAcattctcctgttgttgttaacACATCTGACTCAGACCCACTTGtcaagacattttctggagttcatgtctgaatacAGCTTATCACTTGTTCTCACCACTCCAATGAGGTCTCCTCTGCCGTATTCCCCAACTAGTTCTTTCTTGCCATTTGCTTTACGGATGACTGAACGCAGACGTCCATTGAGAACGATATAGGTGCAGTCTGATCGGTCGTCCTGTCTGTGAACACAGGCATCTCAGTAAATATTACATATTCACAGTCAATAATACAAAATGAGTAAATAACAAATACTGTAATGTTGAGGTAAATATAGTTTACGCAATCAAGCAAAATTAGTcctcatattttttttttaataaaaaatcttAAGTAGAGTACCTGTAGAGGGCTCTGCCGGCCTCCACAGCCATCCAGTCAATAGCAAAGTCCATCTGCCTGACAAAAGGAGACATGCGAATGGCGACTGTGTGGGCTGCACTCAGCACAACGCTGGGCTGTTCCCTCATGATCCTGCAGATGGCAACACACAGAACAGGCACAGACATGAGTAACACTGGAGATGTAATACTTACATTGTTAACCAGCAGATGTTTTAATGCAAAACTACAATTCATGAGTCCGTATAGTAAGCAGAAAGACTTTGGATGAATGTGTATTTGCATTGTAGGAAATGAAATGGGACACCATTGCCTTAATGAcagcttatatatatatgatattaaaCTCGGTTATATGACTaattacatataaatatttgtCATTCTTGTTTCTTCCACATTAAAGATGATCGTCTTACTCGTAGAAATCCGATTTTGAAATCTTGAGGTAAGTGCAGTCTCTGACAGCCTTGATGGTGAAGATGAGGGGTTCTCCGGTGAGCACGGCCAGTTGGCCCACCATCTCCCCCGGGTGGgtcacaaacaagcacacagcCTCCTGCTTGTTGATCATCCGCTGGTAGACGTGCAGACAGCCTGACAGGACAAAGTGCAGACTTGCGTCCTTGAGCAGCAAAAaggggaagaaggagagaaagcaaacacagaggaggataagaatatattaaacatacaaaatacaGTAGGAATTAAGAAAATACTGACAGAGACTAAGTAAATTGATATAGTTTATGAATACTAGCTTTGAACTGAAAATGGTCACAATAGCGCAAAgtattatcttttattatctatttatttgtattcttttttatttgtgtatgatACTGTATTTTCCTGTTGGAGTATGTAATGATCAAAAGCCAGAGAGCAGTATCTGATTGTACTATTTCGATTGTCTGGCAGGGATTTTCAGGGGTGAATTAATGAGCctataattaaatcaaaaattCATTACAATCTTTGATCTGTTACACAGTTTTATAGTCTGACAATGTTAAACCCTTTTTCACTGAGTCCGGGGTTACTGCATCTGCCTTTGTAAAGCAGTATACAGCCAAAAGGGGGCAGTATTCAAGGGGTCGTACGGGTCCTGTGTGTTAAGTACCTGGTCTCCCTGTCTGGCTAAGACAGCTCCAGCTTTTGCATGGTGCAGAGTCACTCTCCCATTTAACAAAGAAGGGTCCTGAGAAGACAGAGTTAAGTGTTAAGAGATCACAGGCAAAGTAGAGAAACAAAGTGAGGGAAAGGTTTTCATGCTCCTTTGTTTGCATTTGCATGAAGACAGTTCTGCAACATTTAGCATGGTTTGATCTAGTTACGACATCAAGATGTTTTGAAACATGAAGCAATGTCTTCTAAGAGCACAAACCAAGGGTTTACGACATGCATGTATTACGTTGGATCCCACTATGACTTCATGTATAGCACAGAAGCATTTAATGAGTTTCATTTGTCACCACAGTGGTATCACGTTGAAATGAACTCAGGTTTGCCGTCATGAGTCTGGATTTTGAAGTATTATTGTTAGAATAATTAGCATGCATGttctattattttctttctcctaTATATTACCAAACACATAGGTGTAACTCGTGTCTCAGCCTGTGAGACACTGTGACGTGACACTGCAGCCCTCTCCCCCTCATCATTTACACACAGTCCGGCTCCTGTAGAGAAGACCCGCTGTCTGACCTCCTTTCCACATCATAATCGCTTAACAGATGCTCCAGGGAGATTTGTGACAATGTGTTCATTCATGCAAAGAAAGAATAACGTGATGAGCCTGTTATTATTTCTTAATCCACTAGAATTTGGTCAGTGCAGTTTATACTGCAGTGTAACCTGTTTTGACCCTGATTGAAAACATGATAATATGAAAAAAGGtatgataaaaacatttgtcacaCTAGAATTCAATACAGCCAACACGAGTGAAAGCAACACTATCTAAACAGGCATCAGCACAATGTACAGTCAGATATGGTATATAACTGCTCCATGTCCAAGtgattttgtaaaaacaaagcCTAACGATATCTCAACTCTGACTGTGGAGTCCCgtaaattacttttattgatATATCTTTGTCTGATGTGAACACTACTTTTGTTCTTTTAAGTgcatgtctttattttcttcctttttttgttcAAAGTTTAAGACTTTGTGTCATATTATACACACTGTGTCAGTTGACACCATTACAAACGATCAGAAAACACAGTTTGAGAGAAAAAACCTAATTTAACAAACCTCAATCTTCATGAGCTTGAGGACCTCTTTCTGAGCTTCCTCAAACAGAGCAGCACTTGATCGACTGGCTAAAGGTGTGAAAATATTGTCCACTCCCGGATCTTCTTCTGGATACAGGTAGATCCCTGAGGGAACTTCATCTACTGTCACCCTCCTCTCCCGCTGTTCCTGGGACACAGACTGTAACAACATACATTTGTATATATAAGAAAACAGTGTTATTGTAAAACAGGACGTCAGCctctgaaaaagacaaattggCATGATGAGACAATCAACTAAGAATTGTTGCTGTCAGTCTCACAAAGGGTGTTTTGGaacaatgcaaatattttttaacagaTAATCACTGATAGtcaacaagacaagaaaagaggacacatatttttacatatttaaaaggtACTTTATATACTGGATTACTTTGTTGTTGCTCATGCTCTGTGGAAAACATTTAATCTATGTTGCAATTGCTGTGACTGCTGCAATTATCACATCtatgtaaagctgctttcagatatgcactgaactctgcaatCCCTCCGTATTTTATTCACAgggggtgcatgtgtgaaagcaaatgtccgagtgagacactcctctgtttctgtggactttctccacctggccccctagtataatgtttgtagaaattcaggagaagttaaggtgagaacacagcagggaaacCCCCTgtggattcactgcgagcgtgtggtggtggtgtgtgtgtgtgtgtgtgtgtgtgtgtgtgtgtgtgtgtgtgtgtgtgtgagtgtgtgtgtgtgtgtgtggggtgggtgggggctgactttaaacacaaaaacaaaaaaacataaaagaaaagaaatatctccGGTTGAAAAcgcggtgacacacacatagaagacgcagacgaagatgtcaagagagttggTCTGTGTTGTCAAGAAGATCATGTGATCTTggcagcggagttaatacgtcacttcctacctctgtctgctgcacccggctgctccatgTCTCGCCtaaataatgcagaggatttgttgctgttgtggaCGCGTCtttgcagagaacctcctgctgtgttgtgcatgtgggaAAGgtaaactctgggtaaactaCGTAGTCAATTCTCCGCATTTTACCGAAGGtgatgtctgaaaatggcttaaggGTGTCAATAAAGTCGACCTCATCTCCAGATTACTGACCCGAGTAAAGGTGGGAGGAGTGTTGCCCTCCTCTGCAGAGACTGAGATCCGTCCCCTTTCGTACGCCATGTCAAAGTCTGACCTCAGACTTTTCTGCATACCTGCAGAGACAACATTCAGCTAGCATTCTTTAATCATAATTGGTAAAACTAAATAGCATTAAGGAAACTTAACAGGAGAGAAAACCCTCACCAGCGATGTCCACAGGCATGGAGATGGTCCTGCTAAGAGTTGGCACTGTTGCTCCATCCTTCCCCTGTTCTCCTCCTGTAAATGAGTGAAATATGAGGAATTTAGCAAGCAACAAACTTAGAACTAACTCTTAGgaaaataatactaataattataataactttatttgtatagcacttatctaaacaaggttacaaagtgcttcacaaaaatccatggcaataaatgaatgaactaaaataaaaggttttcaattcagttCCATTTtaagcgccaaatcataacataataggTCAAGACCATAACATTTATAGAGACACCCAACAGTGAAGTCAGAATTACTTAAGTGGCATTTCATTGATTTAaagtcttttagttttttttcctgacctgcagcttctcctctaATGGCAGCTTCTCTTTGCTCCTCAGGCACTGTCAGGCTGCCAAAGCGCTTGCCATGGCGGATGGGACTGGTGCGAGTTGGGTGGGGTGACGGAGGTGGCAGACGTGAGGGATGCATTTCCTATAAAATGAGTGCAAGCGGTGAGTAGTGTGATTAGTGTGAGGAACATAGTTTGTTTATGAGCAAGTACAGTACAGCTCAGTATGTGAGCTGGGCTAAAGGTGCAGATGTCTGATAAATACtaaaacacattacacacagatGTTTGCACGGGaccatgagagtgtgtgtgtgtgtgtgtgtgtgtgtgtgtgtgtgtgtgtgtgtgtgtgtgtgtgtgtgtgtgtgtgtgtgtgtgtgtgtgtgtgtgtgtgtgtgtgtgtgtgtgtgtgcgcgctaaGCTTACATGGCTGAAGAGCTCATTGGTGAGTCCCAGATAGTTGTGCAGTGCTAGGACTGTTACTCTTTGGAGACGAACCATGATAATCTGAACAGACGCAACAGAAGAAaagttatatttcattttaaattaagctTAATGTCTTTCATCAGTTCAGATAgatagaaacaaaaacagataacacacacacaactcacctGTACTACTCGCACGAGGCTCTCAGGGTACTTCGCAAATATAGCGAGGAAGGCCTCTACAGGTAAACGGAGAACAGTGGAAACCTCTGCGACCCGTGCTGACACCGTTTTGTAAGGCTTCTGGTGGCCCTGCACACATACATACCACACATTTGATATTTcctaaagatttaaaatatttgtatgttttttatgGACAAAATCTGAATCATTCATCATTACCCCCTCCTCATTTCACACTGAATCACTGAAATCTAACTAAATCCAATTGATTTATGACTCATGTGTAAGCCAGTAGAGAAGATTTGATGAGTCAGCTGGTGAATGTGAATGACATGAGTAACAATGAATTTGTGACTGGAAGTAATGGGGCCCAGCAGCCACACCTCATTTCTCAAGGTGTTTGAATATTATACAGTGTATATGGGCTGTCTGTGGGGGAAACATGCGCACACAGGTTTGAAGCAGCATCCTCGTCTGTGTAGAGAGAAGTGCGTGTAACGTACTGTGATGACATCCAGGATGCTGAGGAGGCTGTGGACGCTGTCTCCTGGGAAAACCTCCTTCACCACACTCTCTTTGCCATCCtacaggacagagagaagcagcagtgCACATATCAAGCAAAAGAAACTGTCTTGTGGTCAGATGTTTTTCTTAGAACTTGAGCAGCTACACTCATCTTTACAGATAAAGTTTGAACTGAAATTTCTGTGAGAACAAACATCCTCTGTGAGACTTGTTTGAGTCTCAGTAAAACGTCAAAGTCTCAATGAAACTGGCTGTACCAAACTTATTTGTCATTATGAGAGCACCCATGTCCCCTGCTTCCCTAATGAGATTATCTGAGTCAGATGTTAATAGATGCTAATGAGTAGGTAAAGCCTGAACTCCCATAGTAAAGCCTGTTTGTAGATTTGTGAGCATTAAGTTtagtatgtgtgtatgtgtaactTACTAGACCACATAATCCTAAAATACAAGAACAAGTGTTAAATGCTAAATGCATGACGTACCGTTCCAGTAAGGCACAATTCTAGTTTTCCGTCCTGCACCACGTAGATGCTGCTGTCAGGCTGGCCTGGCCTGAAGACGTACTCCCCTTGTTGGAACTGCAGAAACACCATGTGTTTACACAGCTCCAGGAAGAGGGGCTTCTCAAAGTGACCCAGCACACTGCAGTAAAGGTCAACAGAGGAGAGGTTATGGTGGTTAGGTGAACACACAACAGCGCTGTACACACTTGGTTTGTCAGCACTGCACAGCTAACCTCTATGGGTTTCAATCATCAATAATCAAAAGATGAGTGTATAAGTACAGCTTCTCAGAGGAAGCTCACCTCTAAAAAGGTATGTGTGTAGGAGCAATGCAAAGTTGTATTACTCATGCACATCAATAATCAAGGTACGGACATATTTGGGCCTTTTGAGCACTGCTCTATACACTGTAAATACACTGTGAatgaattgtatttatatagaccttttccagtcttatcgaccactcgAGTGCTTTAAAGTACAAgtcgcattcacccattcacacgcacattcaTACAGCATTTTATTATCGCACTGCTCATACAATGTCGGCACAGCTGTTAGGGAAAATTTGGGGATCAGTatcttgcacaaggacacttcagaatacAGATTGGAAGAGTGAGCgatcgaaccaccaaccatctggaccctctctacctcctgagctaCAGATGCCCCAAAGGATGTAGGCTACTGTACATGATaacacaattacacaaacaTCAGACAGAGAATGAACCTACCGGACATTTTTGAGCATGTAGAGCACCTCGGAAGGGAGGTGGGAGTTGGCCACATCAAATTCTGTGAGGTCCGCCTCCAGCACTGAGGGAGGGGGCTCCTTAGCCTGAAGGATGGGCACCTCCTTCTTAAAGCGCAGGATCCTGCACAAGTGAGAGTCACAGAGACAGTAAGATATGACGACAAGGGACAGAGTGCTCACGACTCATTATGGTTAGGAGAGTAATGGAGGCTGTTGAGAAGGAGAATTCCGATTTACTTTTTGGCAATATTGAGcattttctgcttcttcttgaGGCGCGgccgagaggaagaggatgtaCCCACCAGGGAAGAGGTAGACTGGGAGACCTGTTGGGAAACATACTGGTTTGAGTATTACTCCAATGGTGTAATTGCAGCATTACGTACTATCTTGGAAAAGTAGATATGACACATGACTCACTGTGAGTCAGAGCCAGCCCATAATTACTCTCAGCATACTGGCTATTGGGTCAATCAACACTCACTTTACGCAACATCTTTCGTCCATAGAACATGACTTTGTCCCTCTTGCGGAAGCGGTATTTTGGAGCCTCCTGAGCTTCTCGATCTgtgaatgaatataaatatcacaaataaGCACGTTACCATTTTTTATGACTATCATTATATTTTCCAAGcagatgttgaaaaatgcctctTAGCAGTAACTGACTCCGAAGCTGGATCCTCCgcaggatgaagaagatgaggatgGCGATGAGAACGATGGCGATGCCTGCACCAATCACCATCCCCATCATCTgatgagaaaagaagaaagaagaaggggAGCTGATGAGTGTACAGGGTCAAAGGgtgcatgaaaaacaaaatgtaatggccTGTACTGGCTGCAGAACTATACCTGTGCTATAACTATGCTTTTTTGCCTGCCTGCTTTTACTCTgtgaacaaaatgtattttctcattttctaacTTACGCTGTGAAACGTGTGGTGGTGACATCATTTCCTGCTAGAATGACttaacagcagcagaatgaaactgaaaagacGTTTTCTCAATGAAGGCTCATTGCACACTCACCATGCTCGTCTGTAGTTCCTCCTCCACCAATGGCTTGATGTCATTAAACCCGACCTAATGtaacagagaaataaagagacaaGTTTTTAATCTGAGCAACTATTTCACAACTCCTGCAGCTAGCATGGTAAGTGCTTCAAAGCTTACTCCATGGCTGCGACCTCATACAGTTTATCCAAACTGAAATGCTGCGTAAGGCTGGGCCTGAAGGCTTCAATTGCACTGGAGTGTAATGGAATGTGGGAATAAGGGCTTTGCCCTGGAGGCATGACTGCCATCAGTGCCCGCGAAgcaagaagagaaagaaataaagatgtaGTACATTTTCTGACCTTCCCCACATTCATGCCCTTACATTTGTCATCCAACTATGTGTCTCAGGCTTTGATTTGCAATTTCTTCTAGATTAGAAAGAGTATAACACATAGAGTCAGGATTCCAGATGTAACGCTGAAAAGGCAAGAAAAAAGCGCACGTAAGAGAAATGTTGCCTGATATTTATCGAAAGAAATTTAGCAATCGGATGAGTGTTAGCTGCGGGGGGCAAGTTCATTTTGCTGCAACAGATCCTAAGAATGAAGATGATACTGAAAATAATTCATTCTTAATGTTTGCACATGCAAACTCtgcctgaaaaaaaagagacgatGCTCTGGCAAAAAAAACGTCAGGCTAGTCTGGTCTGGAGTTCAGCAGAAACAGCTCCCTTGACTTCTAACTTAAGCTGTTGAGACAGTTGGACTTTGTGCAGAGTATGCAGCTATGcaccaaaaaagaaagaaagaaagaaagagggtaCACATGTTCAAGATCAGAGAGTACATAGTTACACAGCAGATTAGGGGAAACCAACACTGTCCTTGCAGGGATTGTAAAGATCCTGTGGTCAAGATAagcttgtttgttttactgtgtgtgtgtgtgtgtgtgtgtgtgtgtgtgtgtgtgtgtgtgtgtgtgtgtgtgtgtgtgtgtgtgtgtgtgtgtgtgtgtgtgtgtgtgtgtgtgtgtgtgtgtgtgtgtgtgtgtgtgttcttcacaaCCTATATAGCCATCAGACGCAGTATTGTCAGAGCAGGAGTAAAAGGTTTTTAGTGTTCT
Protein-coding regions in this window:
- the pnpla6 gene encoding neuropathy target esterase isoform X11 is translated as MGQSTSEQEVQGHTPEVGFNDIKPLVEEELQTSMMMGMVIGAGIAIVLIAILIFFILRRIQLRNREAQEAPKYRFRKRDKVMFYGRKMLRKVSQSTSSLVGTSSSSRPRLKKKQKMLNIAKKILRFKKEVPILQAKEPPPSVLEADLTEFDVANSHLPSEVLYMLKNVRVLGHFEKPLFLELCKHMVFLQFQQGEYVFRPGQPDSSIYVVQDGKLELCLTGTDGKESVVKEVFPGDSVHSLLSILDVITGHQKPYKTVSARVAEVSTVLRLPVEAFLAIFAKYPESLVRVVQIIMVRLQRVTVLALHNYLGLTNELFSHEMHPSRLPPPSPHPTRTSPIRHGKRFGSLTVPEEQREAAIRGEAAGGEQGKDGATVPTLSRTISMPVDIAGMQKSLRSDFDMAYERGRISVSAEEGNTPPTFTRSVSQEQRERRVTVDEVPSGIYLYPEEDPGVDNIFTPLASRSSAALFEEAQKEVLKLMKIEDPSLLNGRVTLHHAKAGAVLARQGDQDASLHFVLSGCLHVYQRMINKQEAVCLFVTHPGEMVGQLAVLTGEPLIFTIKAVRDCTYLKISKSDFYEIMREQPSVVLSAAHTVAIRMSPFVRQMDFAIDWMAVEAGRALYRQDDRSDCTYIVLNGRLRSVIRKANGKKELVGEYGRGDLIGVVEALTKQPRATTVHAVRDTELVKLPEGTLNNIKRRYPQVVTRLIHLLGQKILGNLQQGRGPFSGSALSLPSMTTSADVTNPASNLSTVAVLPVCDEVPINAFNLELSHALSAIGPTLLLTSEIIRERLGASALDSIHEYRLSGWLAQQEDINRIVLYQTDNTMTPWTQRCIRQADCILIVGLGDQEPALGQLEQMLENTAVRALKQLILLHKEDGPGPSRTVEWLNMRSWCSGHLHLKCPRRVFSRRSPSKLRDVYEKVFEKTADRHSDFSRLARVLTGNSIALVLGGGGARGCSHVGVIKAMEEAGIPIDIVGGTSIGSFIGALYAEERSAVRTKQRAREWSKAMNSVFKTVLDLTYPITSMFSGSAFNTSIYKVFHDKQAEDLWLPYFNVTTDITASAMRVHQDGSLWRYVRASMTLSGYLPPLCDPKDGNLLMDGGYINNLPADIARNMGARTVIAIDVGSQDETDLCNYGDSLSGWWLLWKRINPWAEKVKVPDMAEIQSRLAYVSCVRQLEVVKKSAYCEYIRPPIDRFKTMDFGKFDEIYDVGFQHGKLVFTGWARGDIIENMLKDHRSADYNNSKRTDSCTCPGADFTDLAEIVSRIEPVQSYVAADAEESDCLTEYEEDGMDTVREEEGEEEEEEAEDLDDHSPGEWGQNGVFQTDEEKSVRQRRKLTSDTSEVSDC
- the pnpla6 gene encoding neuropathy target esterase isoform X1 encodes the protein MGQSTSEQEVQGHTPEVGFNDIKPLVEEELQTSMMMGMVIGAGIAIVLIAILIFFILRRIQLRNREAQEAPKYRFRKRDKVMFYGRKMLRKVSQSTSSLVGTSSSSRPRLKKKQKMLNIAKKILRFKKEVPILQAKEPPPSVLEADLTEFDVANSHLPSEVLYMLKNVRVLGHFEKPLFLELCKHMVFLQFQQGEYVFRPGQPDSSIYVVQDGKLELCLTGTDGKESVVKEVFPGDSVHSLLSILDVITGHQKPYKTVSARVAEVSTVLRLPVEAFLAIFAKYPESLVRVVQIIMVRLQRVTVLALHNYLGLTNELFSHEMHPSRLPPPSPHPTRTSPIRHGKRFGSLTVPEEQREAAIRGEAAGGEQGKDGATVPTLSRTISMPVDIAGMQKSLRSDFDMAYERGRISVSAEEGNTPPTFTRQEVLCKDASTTATNPLHYLGETWSSRVQQTESVSQEQRERRVTVDEVPSGIYLYPEEDPGVDNIFTPLASRSSAALFEEAQKEVLKLMKIEDPSLLNGRVTLHHAKAGAVLARQGDQDASLHFVLSGCLHVYQRMINKQEAVCLFVTHPGEMVGQLAVLTGEPLIFTIKAVRDCTYLKISKSDFYEIMREQPSVVLSAAHTVAIRMSPFVRQMDFAIDWMAVEAGRALYRQDDRSDCTYIVLNGRLRSVIRKANGKKELVGEYGRGDLIGVVEALTKQPRATTVHAVRDTELVKLPEGTLNNIKRRYPQVVTRLIHLLGQKILGNLQQGRGPFSGSALSLPSMTTSADVTNPASNLSTVAVLPVCDEVPINAFNLELSHALSAIGPTLLLTSEIIRERLGASALDSIHEYRLSGWLAQQEDINRIVLYQTDNTMTPWTQRCIRQADCILIVGLGDQEPALGQLEQMLENTAVRALKQLILLHKEDGPGPSRTVEWLNMRSWCSGHLHLKCPRRVFSRRSPSKLQRDVYEKVFEKTADRHSDFSRLARVLTGNSIALVLGGGGARGCSHVGVIKAMEEAGIPIDIVGGTSIGSFIGALYAEERSAVRTKQRAREWSKAMNSVFKTVLDLTYPITSMFSGSAFNTSIYKVFHDKQAEDLWLPYFNVTTDITASAMRVHQDGCVWRYVRASASYTPYLPPLCDPKDGHLLVDGCYVNNVPGSLWRYVRASMTLSGYLPPLCDPKDGNLLMDGGYINNLPADIARNMGARTVIAIDVGSQDETDLCNYGDSLSGWWLLWKRINPWAEKVKVPDMAEIQSRLAYVSCVRQLEVVKKSAYCEYIRPPIDRFKTMDFGKFDEIYDVGFQHGKLVFTGWARGDIIENMLKDHRSADYNNSKRTDSCTCPGADFTDLAEIVSRIEPVQSYVAADAEESDCLTEYEEDGMDTVREEEGEEEEEEAEDLDDHSPGEWGQNGVFQTDEEKSVRQRRKLTSDTSEVSDC